In one window of Halocatena salina DNA:
- a CDS encoding ArsR/SmtB family transcription factor produces the protein MRLLQSNEDVNDARATIFRALGDPNRLRIFQTLAEADEPLNVTAICDRTDLEANLVSHHLQCLKNCQPVDSERDGRQKFYEVSRSEAVEMVALADECIRQNIESILGCDIVTQTDDRVEQRSTSSRMQSGDDDD, from the coding sequence ATGCGCCTCCTCCAATCAAATGAAGATGTCAACGACGCACGCGCAACCATCTTTCGTGCACTCGGTGATCCAAACCGTTTGCGTATCTTCCAGACGCTCGCTGAGGCAGACGAGCCGTTGAATGTGACCGCGATCTGTGATCGGACGGACCTCGAAGCGAATCTCGTTTCCCATCACCTCCAATGTTTGAAAAACTGCCAGCCCGTCGATTCCGAACGCGACGGTCGCCAGAAATTCTACGAAGTGAGCCGGTCTGAGGCCGTTGAGATGGTCGCACTCGCCGATGAGTGTATCCGGCAGAACATCGAAAGCATCCTCGGCTGTGATATCGTGACGCAGACCGACGACAGAGTCGAACAACGTTCGACAAGCAGCCGGATGCAGTCCGGCGACGATGACGACTAA